The following are encoded in a window of Campylobacter concisus ATCC 51562 genomic DNA:
- a CDS encoding OprD family outer membrane porin: MKLTKISLATLVALGAFSSVASATPLEEAIKNVDLSGFARYRYTNDKKHGEFSNTKSESGSKASHQFKAVANFKAAIDDNFFGVIGLRYNATDNSGDNTQEDQGTQGSGTDKTNTTDPFKVHQFYLGYKAGNTTITAGKQEIGSFFTDDAIGTGVRVVNEDIEGLTLTALAFDAIEGNNIESDGDLYDAIGKDKDKGINKYDVGNLYAAGIAGSYDPINFQLWYASLTNLADLLAADVSANFAINDDVSLGGRVNYINTTVDKSAKAHLYKDIDESNGVANYNDGNFYAGELTASLFGFDLRAGYMGWKVDNKGVTSFALEDKGSLIDVGELTLDPTWADGKANLVYGTAGYTFDKFKVGVDYIKGHIKHAAAAGENGKEKVEEITPRFAYEYSKKLTFSSYYAFKTSKFADEAKNKEDQFRFEAKYSF, from the coding sequence ATGAAACTAACAAAAATTAGTTTAGCCACTTTGGTTGCTTTAGGTGCATTTTCAAGCGTAGCAAGTGCTACTCCACTTGAAGAAGCTATAAAAAATGTAGATCTTTCAGGATTTGCAAGATATAGATATACAAACGATAAAAAACACGGTGAGTTTTCTAATACAAAATCAGAGTCTGGCTCAAAAGCTAGTCATCAATTTAAAGCAGTAGCAAATTTTAAAGCCGCCATTGATGATAACTTCTTCGGCGTTATTGGTTTAAGATATAACGCTACTGATAACTCTGGTGACAATACTCAAGAAGATCAAGGTACTCAAGGAAGCGGCACAGATAAAACTAATACAACTGATCCATTTAAAGTTCATCAGTTCTATCTTGGTTATAAAGCTGGAAACACTACTATAACAGCTGGTAAACAAGAAATTGGCTCGTTCTTTACAGATGATGCTATCGGTACTGGTGTAAGAGTAGTAAATGAAGATATCGAAGGTCTTACTCTAACAGCTTTAGCTTTTGATGCGATTGAGGGTAATAATATTGAGAGCGATGGTGATTTATATGATGCTATAGGTAAAGATAAAGATAAAGGAATAAATAAATACGACGTTGGTAATCTATATGCAGCTGGCATCGCTGGTTCATATGACCCTATCAATTTCCAACTATGGTATGCTAGCCTAACAAATCTAGCTGACCTACTTGCAGCTGATGTTTCAGCAAATTTTGCTATTAATGATGATGTTAGCTTAGGTGGTAGAGTTAACTATATAAATACTACTGTAGATAAAAGTGCAAAAGCACATCTTTATAAAGATATAGATGAATCTAATGGCGTTGCAAACTATAATGATGGTAACTTCTATGCTGGCGAACTTACAGCTTCATTATTTGGCTTTGATTTAAGAGCTGGTTATATGGGTTGGAAAGTTGATAATAAAGGCGTAACATCATTTGCTCTTGAAGATAAAGGTAGTCTAATAGATGTTGGTGAGCTTACACTTGATCCAACTTGGGCTGATGGAAAAGCAAACCTAGTATATGGAACAGCTGGATATACATTTGATAAATTTAAAGTTGGTGTTGATTACATAAAAGGCCACATTAAACACGCTGCAGCTGCTGGCGAAAATGGCAAAGAAAAAGTTGAAGAGATTACTCCAAGATTTGCATATGAGTATAGCAAAAAGCTAACATTTAGCTCATACTATGCATTCAAAACTTCAAAATTTGCTGATGAGGCTAAAAACAAAGAAGATCAATTCAGATTTGAAGCTAAATACTCATTCTAA
- a CDS encoding c-type cytochrome, with protein sequence MKSIKISFLACFLVANAFAASQVYYIEARGEFGKELAEMAKKQANDRNEKVNVYVDEDPRRYKDNRILKLGVDRKGRYSVSLGKELYEKQCASCHGENADKRPFGSTPLKNMDAKDIEDSIISYRSDSSFGGSGKNVMQNQAKILSNNDLGAILAYLKGKDAFAEQDANENKPVSTQTKQGSYLR encoded by the coding sequence ATGAAAAGTATTAAAATTTCTTTTTTGGCGTGTTTTTTGGTGGCAAATGCCTTTGCAGCTTCACAAGTCTACTATATAGAAGCTCGTGGTGAGTTTGGTAAAGAACTTGCTGAAATGGCAAAAAAGCAGGCTAATGATAGAAATGAAAAAGTAAATGTCTATGTTGATGAAGATCCAAGACGCTATAAAGATAATAGAATTTTAAAATTGGGCGTTGATAGAAAGGGTAGATATAGTGTTTCTTTAGGTAAGGAGCTTTATGAAAAGCAATGTGCTAGCTGTCATGGCGAGAATGCTGATAAAAGGCCATTTGGTTCAACACCTCTAAAAAATATGGATGCTAAAGATATTGAAGATAGCATCATCTCTTATAGAAGTGACTCAAGTTTTGGCGGAAGCGGTAAAAATGTAATGCAAAACCAAGCTAAAATTCTTTCAAATAATGATCTTGGCGCGATTCTCGCCTATCTAAAAGGTAAAGATGCATTTGCTGAACAAGATGCAAATGAAAACAAACCGGTCTCTACTCAAACAAAGCAAGGCAGTTATTTAAGATAA